ACAGCATCTATTTTAAATAAAAAATATTACGAAAATACAAAGGATACTAACCACTCTCCTATGGGAACTGGAGCTTACTCATTAGTTGAGTGGAAGCCTGGATCATATATGACTTTAAAAAGAAATGACGACTACTTCAGAGGAAAGCCAGCTATTGAGATTATCGAGGTTAGACCAATTCCAGAGGAAAACAGTAGAGTTATAGCTGTTGAAACTGGAGAACACCATATAACTGGAGATATCGACTCTATCGGAAGAAAAATTCTTGGAGATAGAGAGGATGTTAGAGTTGAAGAGATCAGCTCGCTTGGAGTTGGATACCTTGGAATCAATGTTTCTAAAGGAGCTCTTCAAGATAAAAGAGTTAGACAAGCTATCGCTATGGGAATCAATAGAGACCTTATGATTGAAGCTGTTCTAGCTGGTGCTGTTGAAAAAGCTAACAGTATTTTAGGCCCTGGAGTTGTTGGATACTCAAAAGAAACTAAACCTTTTGACTACAACCCTGAAGAAGCTAAAAAACTTTTAGCTGAATCTGGTCACCAAAATTTAGAGTTAGTTCTTGCTACAAGTAACAATGAACTTAGAAAACAGATGGCTGAGATTATCCAAGCCCAATTAAAAGAGATTGGAATCAATGTAAAAATCGAGATTCTTGAATGGGCAGCCTTCCTAAATGCGACAGCTACAGGAAAATGTGATCTATTTATGTTAGGTTGGTCTAACTCATCTGGAGATGCGGACTACGGAATGGGTTCTATGCTTCATAGCTCGATGATGGGATCATCTGGAAATAGAAGTTTCTTTAACAATCCTGAGTTTGATGCGCTTTTAGACGCTGGTAAAGTTGAACTTGATCCAGTGAAAAGAGCTGCATTCTATGCAGAAGCTCAAGACATTATGAACGAAGAGGTACCTATCCTTCCAATCTACTTTATGCCTGCAAGTGCTGGTATTAGAAAAGAGGTTAAAGGGTTCGTTCAATCACCTATAAACAATCCAACTTTTTATAAACTATCATTCTAATAGATGGAGAGCTAAACACTCTCCATTTTTCTTTTTTATTCTCTTGACTCTCAACTTACTTTATAGTTTATAATTCACTATTGTGAAATAAATTTTTTAAAAGGAGATGCTATGAAAAAATATCTTTTGCTATTTTTTGCTTTCAGTATCGCCTCTTTTTCTAGAGAGTTATCCCTAGATGAATCTATTGATTTAGCTAAGAAAAATAACAGACAACTGAAAGAGAAGAAGATCAGCGTACAACAAAAAAAGCTAAATGAAAATGTAAAAATCAAAAATGCTCTGCCATCTGTTAGAGCTCAAGGAACGTACTCTGATTATGATAAATCTAGAAATCTAGATAGCTCATTCCAAAATGGAGTTTATGTATCACAATCTCTTTTCAGTGGTGGTGAGATATATTACAACGCTAAAAGCAGTAAAGCTTTAAGAGAGTTTGAAGAGAACGACTACAACGCCCAAAGTATAAACCTAACTCTTGAGGTTATACAATCTTATATCACTACTCTTCAATTGAAGAAGAGTTTAGCTGTCTACGAAGCATCTCAAAAAGAGAAAAGTGAGGAACTAAATAAAATAAAGGAGTTCTACAACTTAAGCCTTGTGGATAAAAGTGAAGTTTTAAGAATAGAAACATCACTTTATACTACTGAAACATCTATTATAAAGGTAAAGAATAGTATCACAACTCAAGAGCTTATCCTTAAAAATCTTTTAGGATTAAATATCGATGAAAATATTACACTTAAAGAGATGGAGATCACTAACTTTGGTACTGATGGTATCGACCTTGCAAAAGATATCGATTCTGCTATGAAAAATAGTACTCTTGCACAAAAGTTAGATAAAAATATCACTATAAGTGAGTATAATGCAAAGAGTACAAGAAGTACATTTTTACCTAAAGTCGATTTAGAGTATGGGTATGAATCTTTAGAGGATAGAAGCTACTCTAGAGCAAATGAGGATTGGCAATGGAAAGTTGGTGTCACAGTGAAATGGGATATATTCAACTTCGGAAGCGGAATGGATTCATATAAAGAAAGCTCTCTTGAGATCGACAAACAAAAGCTATCTAAAATCGACTCTTTAGAAACTCTAAAAAGAGAGATTACAACAGCTTACCTAGATTTGAATATGTCTAAAGAGACTATAAAAACAAATGAGAAAGCTCTGCTTACAGCGCTTGAAACATACAATATAGATAAGGAGAAGTTCAACAATAGAATCATAGATACAGTTGATTTCTTAAAAACTGAGTCTGAGTTAAGAGATGCACAGATCACTCATATAAACTCACAACTTGATTACTTCATCTACTACCAACAATACTTGTCACTATTAAAATAGGAGGATTCAATGAAAAAAATATTATCAGCACTACTTCTTACTCTAGCTTTAGTTGGATGTGGTAGCGACAAAAAAACTGAAGTTTCTGCACCTGAAGTTGTAAAAGATGTAAAACTTCAAGAGTTAAAAACTCAAACTGTAAATACAACAAAAACATATAACGGAGATATAAAACCTAAGATGGAGATAGGGATTGTAACTCCAACTGGGGGATATGTAAAAGATATAAAATATAAAAATGGAGACTCTGTTCAAGCAGGAGCCACTATTTTAACTCTGACTGATGCCGCTACTGAAGCGAGCTACTACGAAGCTGAGGGAACTCTTATAAAAGCTAAATCGAGCTACAATACAAATAAAACATCTTTTGATAAATACAGCACTCTTTTCAATAAAAAGCTGATATCTGAAGAGTTATATTTAGAATCTAAAAACAAGATGGAAAGTAGCTTAGGTGATTTAAAAATCGCTGAGGCATCATACATCAGAGCTAACGACAACTTCAAAAGACTTTTTGTAACTTCAAGTATCAGTGGTGTTGTCACAGATTTAAATGTAAAAAAAGATGAAAAAATTAACTCTGGAACTAACCTTGTAACTGTTGTTCAAAATGATGAGATGGAGATTGTTGTCGCTATCAGTCCAGAGGATATCGGTGGTATATATAAAGGTAAGGCTGCAAAAGTTACAGTCTCTGCTGCTAATAAAACTGTGATTGGTTCAGTAAGTGAGATCAATCTATCAGCTAACTCTGATACAAAGAGATTTGAAGTTAAAATAGCCCTTCCTAATGAGGATAAAACTCTTTTAAAAGGTATGTATGGAAAAGTTGAGATGGTCGGTGCTGAGGTTAACGGTCTTTTCGTTCAAAAGGAAGCTGTTATGATAAAAGACCTTTACTCATATGTAGCTATTGTTAGAGATGGAGTTGTTTCTATATATAAGGTTAACCGTGGAGTTTCAGAGGGAAATCTTCAAGAGATATTCTTCAACGAATTCAAAGAGGGAGATCAGATTGTTGTTCAGGGTCAATACCTTCTAAATAACAACGACAAAGTGAGGGAGATTTAGTATGAGAATACTTTCAGAATTTTCCATTAAAAAGCCAGCAACGGCAACTATGGTAGTTATCTCTATGATATTCTTCGGATTCTTAGGTCTTTCTAAGATGCCTATCGAGATGATGCCAAACACAGCTAACCCAACTGTTAGAGTCACTATTGAGTGGAAGGGAGCTACTCCTGAAGATGTCGATAAGATGATTACAAAAAAAGTAGAGGATATCCTTCCAAATGTCGATGGTATCACAGAGTATTCATCAACTTCAAGCTCTGAGACATCTAAAATCAACGTTAAATTTAAGTATGGTACTGATATTGAAACAAAGATAACTCTTATTCAAAATGAGATTAACCAGATTAAAAGTAAGCTGCCATCTGATATAGAGGAACCATCTATCAGAGAGCAATCTATGGGTTCTATTCCAGCTGCTGTTTTAACTATGTCCGGTGGAGACCCGATGGAGGTTAGAACTTACGCTGAGAACTCTTTAAAACCACTTCTTGAAAGAATCGAGGGTGTTTCTCAAATCATCATCTTCGGAGGAAAAGAGCAAGAGGTTTTAGTTGAGATCGATCCTGAAAAACTTGAAAACTATAACCTGAATGTTATGCAGGTTTCTGATATAATCTCTAAGGCTAGTACGACTATCCCAGGAGGACAAGTAAAAGAGGGAGAGAAGGAGTTCTATATAAAAGTTCAAGGTGAACTTAAAACTCCAGATGAGATTGCAAACATAATTTTAAGAAATAGTAACGGTCATCTTTTAAGATTAAAAGATGTAGCCGATGTTAGAATTGATACAAAAGATCCTTCAAACCTATTCAGAAAAAATAGAGAGGATGGACTTGTAATCGTTGTTGCTAAAACAGATGATGGAAACGCTATTGAGATTGTTCAATCTGTGAATAAAGTTTTAAGCAGTGTTAAAAACTCTGTACCTTTAAACTCTCATGTGGATTACGATTTCGATTCAACTGTTATCATCATGAACTCTATAAACAACGTAAAAGAAACTGGATTCATAGGACTAGCTTTAGCTTCTATTATCCTATACATATTCCTGAAAAGTATATCTGCAACTATCGTTATAGCGGTTGCAATACCTATCTCTATAATATTTACATTCTTCCTGCTAAATGCTCAGGGGCTAACACTAAACCTTGTATCACTGATGGGACTGTCTTTAGGAATAGGAATGCTTGTGGATAACTCGGTTGTTGTACTAGATAATATCTATAGACATATGACCGAACTGGGAAAAGGTAAAGTTGAAGCGGCAATGGATGGAGCTGCTGAGATGGGACTGCCTGTTTTAGCTTCAACTCTTACAACGGTTTCGGTATTTTTACCTATCGTTTTCCAAGAGGGAATGGCTAAAGAGCAGTTTAAAGATCTATCTTACTCTATCTCATACTCGCTTCTTGCGTCACTGATTGTCGCTTTAGTTTTCGTACCTATGGCTTCGAGTAAGATTTTAAATGAGAAAAAGGATCTGACTTCAGAAGGAAAAGTTATTAAAAAAGTAAAAAGAGTATATATGTCTATTTTAAGATGGAGTATCAAAAATAGAGGGATCGCTGCTATTGGAACTGTGCTTCTTTTCGTAGGATCAATCTTTGCTGCTTCAACTTTGGGTGGAGGATTTATTCCTACAAGTGACGAGGGAAGATTCGCCGTTGTTGCAAAGTTACCTTCAAGTGCTGATATAAATATGAGTGATAGAATTGGAACTATTCTGGAGGATAAAGTTAAAAATATCTCTGTTGCTCAATCTTATACAATGTCTGGTGATACAACTAACGCCATCGTAAATATAAACGCTGGTTTAAAAACATCTAGAGATGAGAGTATGACAGATATCATGAAAAATCTGAGAGAGACCTTCGTGAGTATCCCGGATGTAGTTTTAACCATTGTTCCATCATATGTATTCGGTGCGGATGGAATCTATGATTTAGAGTTTGAACTTTACTCTGACAATGAGATTCAACTACGTGAAATCTCTGAGCAACTAAAATCTAGGATGTATAATATAGATGGAATCACAGATATATCATCGTCATTTGAGGGCGGTAAACCCGAAGGTAAAATCATAGTAGACAGAGAGAAAGCTAAGTTCTACGGAGTGGATATTGAAACTCTTGCTCTTATGATTAAAACTCAAATTCTAGGTGATCAACCTATAACTATAAACAGTGATAACCAAGAGATCGACGTAACTGTTCAACTTCAAAGAAAATATAGAACATCAACTGATCTTCTAATGGATTCTAGAATCACTTTAGACAATGGAAAAAATATTAGAATCTCTGATATTGCAACTCTTTCTATCGAAGAGGGGCCATCAAAGATTGAGAAGAAAGATAAAAAGAAAAAAGTTGTTCTTTATGCTAACTTAGAAAGTGGAGCTGATCTTCAAGGAGCTAAGACATCTCTTATCGCAGCCTTTGATGAGCTATCGCCACCTGAAAGTGTAACATATGGATTTGGTGGAGATTCTGCAGATATGGCTGAGATGGGAGCTCAGATGGTTATCAGTTTCCTTGTAGCTATCTTCTTAGTTTACTTCATACTAGTTTGGCAGTTTGAATCGTTTATTCTACCATTTATCATAATTCTATCTATCCCTCTATCAACTATGGGAGCACTTTATAGTTTAGCACTATTCAGAGTTAACTTAGATGCTATGGTTGTCGTTGGATTCGTTATGCTAGCTGGTATAGTTGTAAACAACGCCATCGTTTTAATCGACTTTATCAATATCAGAAGAGAGAGAGGAGACAGTATCAATAGAGCTATCATAATCTCTGGTAAAACAAGACTTAGACCGATTCTTATGACAACACTGACAACTGTTCTTGGAATGATTCCTCTTGCTCTTAGTAACGGAGATGGATCAGAGATGTACGCTGGTATGTCATTCGTTGTTATCTTTGGCCTTTCAACAGCTACACTGTTTACACTTATAGTTATTCCAGTGTTCTACTACTTAGTAGATGACTTGAAAAAATTCGTAAAAAAAATTATTAAAAGATAGGAGAAAATATGTTTGATGACTTTTTTACAATTGGAGATGTGTCTAAATCTACAAATATTCCAATATCTACACTGAGATATTATGATAAGGTTGGCCTTCTATCTCCAGCCTTTAAAAATGAGGAAACAAGCTATAGATACTACACTCCAAAGCAGATTATAATGCTAAAAATTATAAACCATATGAGAAATATGGGCTTCTCAATCGAATATATCAAAAGTCATTTTGAAAATATGA
The sequence above is drawn from the Cetobacterium sp. ZOR0034 genome and encodes:
- a CDS encoding efflux RND transporter permease subunit; amino-acid sequence: MRILSEFSIKKPATATMVVISMIFFGFLGLSKMPIEMMPNTANPTVRVTIEWKGATPEDVDKMITKKVEDILPNVDGITEYSSTSSSETSKINVKFKYGTDIETKITLIQNEINQIKSKLPSDIEEPSIREQSMGSIPAAVLTMSGGDPMEVRTYAENSLKPLLERIEGVSQIIIFGGKEQEVLVEIDPEKLENYNLNVMQVSDIISKASTTIPGGQVKEGEKEFYIKVQGELKTPDEIANIILRNSNGHLLRLKDVADVRIDTKDPSNLFRKNREDGLVIVVAKTDDGNAIEIVQSVNKVLSSVKNSVPLNSHVDYDFDSTVIIMNSINNVKETGFIGLALASIILYIFLKSISATIVIAVAIPISIIFTFFLLNAQGLTLNLVSLMGLSLGIGMLVDNSVVVLDNIYRHMTELGKGKVEAAMDGAAEMGLPVLASTLTTVSVFLPIVFQEGMAKEQFKDLSYSISYSLLASLIVALVFVPMASSKILNEKKDLTSEGKVIKKVKRVYMSILRWSIKNRGIAAIGTVLLFVGSIFAASTLGGGFIPTSDEGRFAVVAKLPSSADINMSDRIGTILEDKVKNISVAQSYTMSGDTTNAIVNINAGLKTSRDESMTDIMKNLRETFVSIPDVVLTIVPSYVFGADGIYDLEFELYSDNEIQLREISEQLKSRMYNIDGITDISSSFEGGKPEGKIIVDREKAKFYGVDIETLALMIKTQILGDQPITINSDNQEIDVTVQLQRKYRTSTDLLMDSRITLDNGKNIRISDIATLSIEEGPSKIEKKDKKKKVVLYANLESGADLQGAKTSLIAAFDELSPPESVTYGFGGDSADMAEMGAQMVISFLVAIFLVYFILVWQFESFILPFIIILSIPLSTMGALYSLALFRVNLDAMVVVGFVMLAGIVVNNAIVLIDFINIRRERGDSINRAIIISGKTRLRPILMTTLTTVLGMIPLALSNGDGSEMYAGMSFVVIFGLSTATLFTLIVIPVFYYLVDDLKKFVKKIIKR
- a CDS encoding efflux RND transporter periplasmic adaptor subunit encodes the protein MKKILSALLLTLALVGCGSDKKTEVSAPEVVKDVKLQELKTQTVNTTKTYNGDIKPKMEIGIVTPTGGYVKDIKYKNGDSVQAGATILTLTDAATEASYYEAEGTLIKAKSSYNTNKTSFDKYSTLFNKKLISEELYLESKNKMESSLGDLKIAEASYIRANDNFKRLFVTSSISGVVTDLNVKKDEKINSGTNLVTVVQNDEMEIVVAISPEDIGGIYKGKAAKVTVSAANKTVIGSVSEINLSANSDTKRFEVKIALPNEDKTLLKGMYGKVEMVGAEVNGLFVQKEAVMIKDLYSYVAIVRDGVVSIYKVNRGVSEGNLQEIFFNEFKEGDQIVVQGQYLLNNNDKVREI
- a CDS encoding ABC transporter substrate-binding protein — encoded protein: MKKLLNFLLLIVLFVSCGKEKEAEKGSAAASTPNKLIYTQSSESVTLHPHEATDVYSRRIISNIFDRLIETDESLNIVPGLAESWEQISPTELKFNLRKGVKFQNGEELTSEDVKYTLENAKKSAKVGTLYSAIESVETPDKYTAIVKTNGPSGSLIHHLTHITASILNKKYYENTKDTNHSPMGTGAYSLVEWKPGSYMTLKRNDDYFRGKPAIEIIEVRPIPEENSRVIAVETGEHHITGDIDSIGRKILGDREDVRVEEISSLGVGYLGINVSKGALQDKRVRQAIAMGINRDLMIEAVLAGAVEKANSILGPGVVGYSKETKPFDYNPEEAKKLLAESGHQNLELVLATSNNELRKQMAEIIQAQLKEIGINVKIEILEWAAFLNATATGKCDLFMLGWSNSSGDADYGMGSMLHSSMMGSSGNRSFFNNPEFDALLDAGKVELDPVKRAAFYAEAQDIMNEEVPILPIYFMPASAGIRKEVKGFVQSPINNPTFYKLSF
- a CDS encoding TolC family protein, translated to MKKYLLLFFAFSIASFSRELSLDESIDLAKKNNRQLKEKKISVQQKKLNENVKIKNALPSVRAQGTYSDYDKSRNLDSSFQNGVYVSQSLFSGGEIYYNAKSSKALREFEENDYNAQSINLTLEVIQSYITTLQLKKSLAVYEASQKEKSEELNKIKEFYNLSLVDKSEVLRIETSLYTTETSIIKVKNSITTQELILKNLLGLNIDENITLKEMEITNFGTDGIDLAKDIDSAMKNSTLAQKLDKNITISEYNAKSTRSTFLPKVDLEYGYESLEDRSYSRANEDWQWKVGVTVKWDIFNFGSGMDSYKESSLEIDKQKLSKIDSLETLKREITTAYLDLNMSKETIKTNEKALLTALETYNIDKEKFNNRIIDTVDFLKTESELRDAQITHINSQLDYFIYYQQYLSLLK